From Coriobacteriia bacterium, a single genomic window includes:
- the murF gene encoding UDP-N-acetylmuramoyl-tripeptide--D-alanyl-D-alanine ligase, translating into MLRISVDNLVTVTGGELLCGSVESHAVGLTIDSRQSTAGCVFVALPGAQVDGHDFAREALSGGARVLVVTRGREELLPVLTSAMGRGASVVRVADALGAVSDLAAWHRSRMLCAVVGITGSTGKTTTKDMLTAVLRTEMRVVSTQGNRNNDLGVPLTLLEAGSDTDVLVVEMGMRGPGEIARLSRLAKPTMGLVTNVGTSHIERLGSVDAIAQAKGELVEAILSDGAVFLNGDDVNTDRLAAMAVAPVTRYGLSDLCEVRAERVAIDENSLASFDLVTPQGEVPVTLSVPGRHNIYNALAAASVALRLAVSLEHVAEGLARAEVTAMRMEMFTTASSVTVINDAYNANPVSMRAAIETLAALRVDGRRIAVLGDMGELGQLADLAHFEIGELVARCGIDVLVTVGRRSRRIAEGARAEGMAATDVRPCAQVGEAHGVLDDLVESGDTVLVKASRFMGLEAVVDGLVSPHDR; encoded by the coding sequence ATGCTGAGGATCTCGGTGGACAACCTTGTCACCGTCACCGGCGGAGAGCTGTTGTGTGGGTCGGTCGAATCGCACGCCGTCGGCTTGACGATCGATTCACGCCAGAGCACCGCCGGGTGTGTCTTCGTCGCGCTGCCCGGCGCCCAGGTCGACGGCCACGATTTCGCACGCGAAGCGCTGTCGGGCGGCGCTCGAGTCCTCGTCGTGACGCGGGGGCGTGAGGAGTTGCTGCCCGTGCTCACGTCTGCGATGGGTCGCGGAGCGAGTGTGGTGCGCGTGGCTGACGCTCTAGGCGCAGTCTCCGATCTGGCTGCCTGGCATCGGAGCCGGATGCTGTGCGCTGTTGTGGGCATCACCGGTTCGACCGGTAAGACCACCACGAAGGACATGCTCACCGCGGTGCTTCGCACCGAGATGCGCGTCGTGTCTACCCAGGGCAACCGCAACAACGATCTGGGTGTGCCCCTGACGCTGCTCGAGGCGGGTAGCGACACCGACGTGCTCGTCGTGGAGATGGGTATGAGGGGTCCCGGGGAGATCGCGCGGCTCAGCCGTCTGGCCAAGCCGACGATGGGGCTCGTCACCAACGTGGGCACGAGCCATATCGAGCGTCTCGGCAGTGTGGACGCCATCGCGCAGGCGAAAGGCGAGCTCGTCGAAGCCATCCTGTCGGACGGGGCGGTCTTCTTGAACGGTGACGATGTGAACACCGACCGCTTGGCAGCGATGGCGGTGGCTCCCGTGACGCGCTACGGTCTGTCTGACCTGTGTGAGGTGAGGGCGGAGCGCGTTGCCATCGACGAGAACAGTCTGGCAAGCTTCGACTTGGTGACGCCGCAAGGCGAGGTCCCGGTCACGCTCTCGGTGCCCGGACGGCACAACATCTACAACGCGCTGGCTGCGGCGAGCGTCGCACTTCGGCTCGCGGTGTCCTTGGAGCATGTGGCCGAGGGCCTTGCGCGCGCCGAGGTCACGGCGATGAGGATGGAGATGTTCACGACGGCTTCGTCGGTGACGGTGATCAACGATGCCTACAACGCCAACCCCGTGTCGATGCGAGCGGCGATCGAGACGCTCGCGGCGTTGCGCGTCGACGGTCGCCGGATCGCTGTTCTGGGCGACATGGGTGAACTCGGCCAACTTGCCGACCTTGCCCACTTCGAGATAGGGGAGCTCGTCGCCCGATGCGGCATCGATGTGCTCGTGACGGTCGGCCGCAGGTCGCGCCGCATCGCTGAGGGCGCGCGTGCCGAAGGGATGGCTGCGACCGATGTCCGGCCTTGCGCACAGGTCGGTGAAGCACATGGGGTACTCGATGACCTTGTGGAGTCCGGCGACACGGTGCTCGTGAAGGCGTCGCGCTTCATGGGGCTCGAGGCAGTGGTGGACGGGCTGGTGAGTCCCCATGATCGCTAG
- a CDS encoding UDP-N-acetylmuramoyl-L-alanyl-D-glutamate--2,6-diaminopimelate ligase has product MSQTTAMSVLSGTDARSVRGVDVRIEGVAYRADEVSIGDMFVCVRGFAHDGHDFASEALSLGAVALVVERELPLDVPQFVVADSRRALAMASSAVHGHPSHDIRVVGVTGTNGKTTTTYLIDSVLREASVCAGVVGTVETRIADRQLPAVRTTPESADLQGLFARMRDAGVSVCSMEVSSHAIDLRRLDGTRFAVAAFTNLTQDHLDFHHTIEEYFAVKKRLFTDFDVGARVVNIDDPFGRGIASEIPGCITVGRATGAAVRAEDEVLTAEASEFTLVTVDGFRRVRMPIPGAYNVSNALVAAGCAMALGIGLDDIVAGLESAPQVPGRLERVDCGQPFAVVVDYAHTPDSLAKAIDAMKTVTSGRVIVVFGCGGDRDSDKRSVMGSAAGNAADFSIITSDNPRSEDPVGIILQIEDGMRPTGGHYEVVIDRHKAIERAILLANPRDTVLIAGKGHEDYQIFADRTVHFDDREVAREVLGRC; this is encoded by the coding sequence GTGAGTCAGACGACCGCCATGAGTGTGCTGTCCGGCACCGACGCACGATCGGTGCGCGGTGTCGATGTGCGCATCGAGGGGGTCGCGTACCGGGCGGACGAGGTGTCCATCGGCGATATGTTCGTGTGTGTTCGTGGTTTCGCGCACGACGGACACGACTTCGCTTCGGAGGCGCTGTCGCTTGGTGCGGTCGCGCTGGTGGTGGAGCGAGAGTTGCCCCTGGACGTGCCCCAGTTTGTCGTCGCGGACTCGCGACGCGCGCTAGCCATGGCTTCATCGGCGGTGCATGGTCACCCCAGCCACGACATTCGGGTGGTGGGCGTCACCGGTACCAACGGCAAGACGACGACGACCTATCTCATAGACTCGGTTCTTCGAGAAGCATCTGTGTGCGCCGGGGTGGTCGGCACGGTGGAGACGCGCATCGCAGATCGGCAGCTTCCCGCCGTGCGCACGACCCCTGAGTCGGCGGACCTACAGGGACTCTTCGCACGGATGCGCGACGCAGGCGTGTCGGTCTGCTCGATGGAGGTTTCGAGCCACGCCATCGATCTGCGCAGACTCGACGGTACCCGGTTCGCGGTGGCGGCGTTCACGAACCTCACGCAGGATCACCTCGACTTCCATCACACCATCGAAGAGTACTTCGCCGTGAAGAAGCGACTGTTCACGGATTTCGATGTCGGTGCTCGCGTGGTCAACATCGACGACCCGTTCGGTAGGGGCATCGCCTCAGAGATACCCGGGTGCATCACCGTGGGGCGTGCCACGGGCGCCGCTGTTCGAGCCGAGGACGAGGTTCTGACCGCAGAAGCGTCGGAGTTCACGCTGGTCACAGTCGATGGATTCCGCCGCGTCAGGATGCCGATTCCGGGGGCGTACAACGTGAGCAACGCACTGGTCGCAGCCGGTTGTGCGATGGCGTTGGGTATCGGGCTCGATGATATCGTCGCGGGACTGGAGTCGGCGCCACAGGTCCCCGGTCGCCTAGAGCGCGTTGATTGCGGTCAGCCATTCGCCGTCGTCGTCGACTACGCACATACGCCCGATTCGCTCGCCAAGGCGATTGACGCGATGAAGACAGTCACTTCCGGACGGGTCATCGTCGTGTTCGGTTGCGGCGGCGATCGCGATTCCGACAAGCGCTCTGTGATGGGGTCAGCGGCGGGGAATGCGGCCGACTTCTCCATCATCACCAGCGACAACCCGCGCTCCGAAGACCCGGTCGGCATCATCCTTCAGATCGAGGACGGTATGCGGCCCACGGGTGGACACTATGAAGTCGTCATCGACCGCCACAAGGCGATAGAGCGGGCGATTCTTCTCGCGAATCCGCGTGACACGGTGCTGATCGCCGGCAAGGGACATGAGGACTACCAGATATTCGCTGACCGCACCGTTCACTTCGACGATAGGGAAGTCGCGCGGGAGGTGCTTGGCCGATGCTGA
- a CDS encoding penicillin-binding protein 2 — protein sequence MSRSRRVTPDNGRHAVLMVAFVIAFALLAVRLAWIQVVEAPAYAERATSQRMRDIELSPRRGTIYDREGEPLAVSVEAKTVFASPRQISDLPGAVEVLATTLGGKPSDYEELLTKGGSFVYIQRKVDLTRATELEELVRENKIEGIGFIDDFRRMYPSGELACQVLGFVGVDNDGLAGIESQYDDLLRGTPGVILGERDPQGRPIPGGIQKTIEPQHGQDIMLTIDKDIQYQAQVSVTEAVKKWGAQSGSVLVIDPRNGEILAMATAPGFDPNKYGQAKAQAIRNKPLTDSYEPGSTLKCLTTAAVIEEGLFKPNSELQLPPTLRVGGRTIKEAHPRAAVRWSLTKILTESSNVGTVKIGMKLGEEGLYKAFSEFGLTQTPGTDFPGTTKGWLPPTDQWSPTSIANIPFGQGVSVTPMQLARAIGGIANRGIMSTPHFLLAVPNRPDATMSWPQERAISAKTAQTVTGMLELAVTEGTGEAAAVRGYRVAGKTGTAQKARADGRGYKGGGYVGSFIGYLPAEDPQLLVCVTIDRPTNAIYGGVVAGPTFSKVAAFSMAHLKIPPSSQDSTDDAGVGRVSEQPAHD from the coding sequence GTGAGTCGGAGCAGGCGTGTGACGCCGGACAACGGACGCCACGCCGTTCTGATGGTTGCCTTCGTCATCGCGTTCGCGCTGCTCGCCGTTCGGCTCGCGTGGATCCAGGTAGTCGAGGCGCCCGCCTACGCCGAGCGCGCCACCTCTCAGCGAATGCGCGATATCGAGCTGTCACCACGTCGCGGGACGATCTACGACCGTGAGGGTGAGCCGCTTGCCGTGTCGGTCGAGGCCAAGACGGTGTTCGCGTCACCGCGTCAGATATCCGACCTGCCCGGCGCCGTGGAGGTGCTCGCCACCACCTTGGGTGGCAAGCCCTCAGACTACGAAGAGCTTCTGACCAAGGGCGGTAGCTTCGTCTACATCCAACGCAAGGTGGATCTGACGCGCGCCACCGAACTCGAGGAACTCGTGCGCGAGAATAAGATCGAGGGCATCGGCTTCATCGATGACTTTCGTCGCATGTACCCGTCCGGGGAGCTTGCCTGCCAGGTGCTGGGCTTCGTCGGGGTGGACAACGACGGACTGGCTGGAATCGAGAGCCAGTACGATGATTTGTTGCGAGGGACGCCGGGGGTGATTCTTGGCGAGCGGGACCCGCAAGGGCGCCCGATTCCTGGAGGCATCCAGAAGACCATCGAGCCGCAGCACGGCCAGGACATCATGCTGACCATCGACAAGGACATCCAGTATCAGGCTCAGGTGAGCGTGACCGAAGCGGTCAAGAAGTGGGGTGCCCAAAGCGGCTCGGTCCTTGTGATCGATCCGCGCAATGGCGAGATCCTAGCCATGGCGACAGCCCCCGGTTTCGATCCGAACAAGTACGGTCAGGCTAAGGCTCAAGCCATCCGTAACAAGCCGCTCACCGACTCCTACGAGCCGGGCTCGACGTTGAAGTGTCTGACGACGGCTGCGGTCATCGAGGAGGGGCTGTTCAAGCCGAACTCGGAGCTCCAGCTTCCTCCAACCCTGAGGGTGGGAGGACGGACCATCAAAGAGGCCCATCCGCGCGCAGCGGTGCGGTGGAGCTTGACCAAGATACTCACCGAGTCGAGCAATGTGGGCACGGTCAAGATCGGCATGAAGCTTGGAGAAGAGGGCCTCTACAAAGCGTTCTCCGAGTTCGGGTTGACCCAGACTCCGGGTACTGACTTCCCAGGCACGACGAAGGGCTGGCTGCCGCCCACCGACCAGTGGTCGCCGACGTCGATCGCGAACATCCCGTTCGGTCAGGGTGTGTCGGTCACCCCGATGCAGCTTGCCCGAGCCATCGGCGGAATCGCGAACAGGGGCATCATGTCGACGCCCCACTTCCTGCTGGCCGTGCCCAATCGGCCTGATGCGACCATGAGCTGGCCCCAGGAGCGTGCGATCTCGGCCAAGACCGCTCAGACGGTGACGGGTATGCTGGAACTGGCGGTTACCGAGGGCACAGGCGAAGCCGCCGCGGTGCGAGGGTATCGGGTAGCCGGCAAGACCGGAACGGCCCAGAAGGCCAGGGCCGACGGCCGGGGCTACAAGGGCGGCGGATACGTGGGCTCCTTCATCGGATACCTGCCTGCGGAAGACCCGCAGCTACTTGTCTGTGTGACCATCGACCGTCCTACCAACGCGATCTACGGCGGCGTCGTGGCCGGGCCGACATTCTCGAAGGTGGCAGCGTTCAGCATGGCGCACCTCAAGATTCCGCCGAGTTCACAGGATTCGACCGATGATGCAGGTGTCGGTCGGGTGTCGGAGCAGCCCGCCCACGACTGA
- the rsmH gene encoding 16S rRNA (cytosine(1402)-N(4))-methyltransferase RsmH — protein MEYRHTPVLLAEVTQQLSLHPGSIVVDCTLGGAGHARRIVDLIAPTGMLVGIDQDDAALDAAASTLRLGQQIPSERVVLLKGNFGDLDGLLSEARVPYVDGFLFDLGVSSPQIDMVERGFSFKEDAPLDMRMDPGRQTRTAAEIIAAYDEADLARIIREYGEDRWASRIAAFIVAARARRPIVTTGELVEVIKAAIPASARRSGGHPAKKTFQALRIETNDELGVLRTGLESAIRWLGPRGRIAVISYHSLEDRIVKRLFSELSTGCICPPDLPVCTCGHTPVLLTVTRKAVVPTAAEIDQNPRARSAKLRVAEKR, from the coding sequence ATGGAATACCGGCACACCCCAGTTTTGCTGGCCGAGGTCACGCAGCAGCTTTCGTTGCACCCCGGTTCGATCGTCGTCGATTGCACCTTAGGCGGGGCAGGACACGCGAGACGGATTGTAGACCTCATAGCTCCCACGGGCATGCTCGTGGGCATCGATCAAGATGACGCAGCACTAGACGCAGCAGCATCCACACTACGCCTCGGCCAGCAGATACCTTCAGAGCGTGTCGTACTACTGAAGGGGAACTTCGGCGACCTCGATGGCCTGCTCTCTGAGGCCAGAGTCCCGTACGTCGATGGCTTCCTCTTCGACCTGGGGGTTTCTTCTCCCCAGATCGACATGGTCGAACGGGGCTTCTCGTTCAAAGAGGATGCCCCGCTGGACATGCGGATGGATCCGGGTCGACAGACCCGAACCGCAGCCGAGATCATCGCAGCCTATGACGAAGCCGATCTCGCCCGGATCATCCGCGAATACGGTGAGGACCGGTGGGCGTCGCGCATCGCAGCATTCATCGTAGCCGCGCGCGCCCGCCGCCCCATCGTCACGACGGGAGAGCTCGTCGAGGTCATCAAGGCCGCGATTCCTGCATCAGCGCGTCGCAGCGGGGGACATCCCGCGAAGAAGACGTTTCAAGCGCTGCGCATCGAGACCAACGACGAACTCGGCGTCCTGCGAACCGGTCTTGAATCCGCTATTCGATGGCTCGGACCCCGTGGTCGAATCGCCGTCATCAGCTACCACTCTCTCGAGGATCGCATCGTCAAGCGGCTCTTCTCCGAGCTGTCCACGGGGTGTATCTGTCCGCCCGACCTTCCGGTCTGTACATGCGGGCATACGCCGGTACTCCTCACCGTCACGCGCAAGGCGGTCGTCCCGACCGCAGCCGAGATCGATCAGAACCCGCGCGCGCGGAGCGCGAAGCTTCGCGTGGCGGAGAAGAGGTAG
- the mraZ gene encoding division/cell wall cluster transcriptional repressor MraZ — MFFGEYQHTLDAKGRVSLPARFRNQLGGAVTVAKGLDHALYVFLPEDYEQFMGDLLAKSDFNPKVREVRRFFASGALEIQLDSAGRVSLSQQLREWASLDKDVVVIGSGDRIELWDSARWDEYNGRTADNVEALAQELAEAGLL; from the coding sequence ATGTTCTTCGGCGAGTATCAGCACACGCTGGATGCCAAAGGACGCGTCTCACTGCCCGCGCGCTTTCGCAATCAACTCGGCGGCGCAGTCACCGTGGCCAAGGGGCTCGATCACGCGTTGTACGTGTTCCTGCCTGAGGACTACGAGCAGTTCATGGGCGACCTGCTCGCCAAGTCGGACTTCAACCCGAAGGTCCGCGAGGTGCGGCGCTTCTTCGCTTCGGGCGCGCTTGAGATCCAGCTGGATTCGGCGGGCAGGGTTTCGCTCAGCCAGCAGCTGCGCGAGTGGGCGTCCCTCGATAAGGACGTCGTCGTCATCGGTTCCGGTGACAGGATCGAGCTTTGGGACTCGGCCCGCTGGGACGAGTACAACGGCCGCACGGCCGATAACGTTGAGGCCCTCGCCCAGGAGCTGGCAGAAGCCGGCCTCTTGTAG
- a CDS encoding DUF4349 domain-containing protein, translated as MRTSLRVLVATSLIAAVLLPTGCGSVTEESTDVGYSGYSDVAVSPSPPSADGRAGGTAAAPQALTAEESAKSAGVDSGGQPNAITEPMIIRNGAIELRVKDVDKALPAIRLVATKMGAEVADLSMNAGSYPGMEGQSSGGPSYASITLRVPAAKLDALSAAVAKLGDVTSQSESSSDVTEQAVDMEARLRNLRAEEVRLRTFLDEAKDVDDLLAVQGELSRVRGEIEAMDAQLTYLKRQVARATLVVNLSEPGPVVGPENPWYGIREAFSRGVQGAIQVVQVIITTVIALLPLALVIGLFVWVVVALVRRRTRRAQRASNQTDATSVVNDRVGPQAPMGPEDAV; from the coding sequence ATGCGCACGTCACTGCGAGTACTGGTCGCCACTTCGCTGATCGCCGCCGTGCTCCTCCCGACGGGATGCGGCTCGGTGACCGAAGAGTCCACTGACGTCGGCTACTCCGGCTACTCGGATGTGGCTGTCTCACCCTCTCCTCCCTCGGCGGATGGGCGCGCTGGCGGCACCGCTGCAGCTCCCCAGGCGCTGACCGCTGAAGAGTCCGCGAAGTCCGCAGGCGTCGACAGCGGCGGGCAGCCCAATGCGATCACCGAGCCGATGATCATCCGCAACGGCGCGATCGAGCTGCGCGTCAAGGACGTCGACAAGGCCCTCCCCGCCATCAGGCTGGTGGCGACCAAGATGGGTGCGGAGGTCGCGGACCTGTCGATGAACGCCGGATCGTACCCCGGCATGGAAGGGCAATCCTCGGGGGGCCCGAGCTACGCTTCGATCACGCTGCGCGTTCCCGCAGCCAAGCTCGACGCGCTCAGCGCTGCGGTAGCCAAGCTCGGCGATGTCACGTCCCAGTCCGAGAGCTCCAGCGACGTCACCGAGCAGGCAGTCGATATGGAGGCACGCCTGCGCAACCTCCGAGCGGAAGAAGTCCGCCTGCGCACCTTCCTTGACGAGGCCAAGGACGTCGACGACCTGCTGGCGGTTCAGGGCGAGCTATCGCGCGTCCGTGGCGAGATCGAGGCGATGGACGCTCAGCTCACCTACCTGAAGCGTCAGGTGGCCCGCGCGACTCTCGTGGTCAATCTCAGCGAGCCCGGGCCGGTCGTCGGACCCGAGAACCCGTGGTACGGCATACGCGAGGCGTTCAGCCGCGGAGTCCAAGGGGCGATCCAGGTTGTTCAGGTCATCATCACGACCGTCATCGCGCTTCTGCCGCTTGCCCTCGTCATCGGCCTGTTCGTCTGGGTGGTCGTTGCCCTCGTGCGCCGCCGCACACGCCGGGCACAGCGGGCATCCAACCAGACAGACGCCACGAGCGTAGTCAACGACCGTGTGGGCCCCCAGGCGCCCATGGGTCCCGAAGACGCCGTGTAG
- a CDS encoding ABC transporter permease, which translates to MLFSDIVTPELFASAVRLATPIALAAVGASICERSGVVNIAMEGLMLIAAFSGTAVALLTGSTWLGVIGAVLASLIFASLHAWASVNLRSDQVISGTAINILALGITGYLMETIFGRPGTTESVQTIPPVFDFPSGGEGFLGEAWHWINTVVFSYTPIVYFGMFAAVFLTWALYRTRWGLRLRSLGEHPRAADTMGVNVSAGRWFAILVSGFMSGLAGANLTLEQVGSFTEGMTNGRGFIALAAMIFGRWVPGGGYLASLLFGFAEALQLKLQIFGDLIIVPRQFFLALPYLLTVIVLAGVVGRATAPAAIGKPYKSKA; encoded by the coding sequence ATGCTGTTTAGCGACATCGTCACTCCTGAGCTTTTCGCCTCGGCGGTTCGTTTGGCGACACCGATCGCACTTGCTGCTGTGGGCGCCTCGATCTGCGAGCGCTCAGGCGTGGTCAACATCGCCATGGAGGGTCTGATGCTCATCGCCGCGTTCTCCGGAACAGCGGTGGCGCTTCTGACGGGCTCCACGTGGCTCGGGGTTATCGGAGCGGTACTCGCCTCGTTGATCTTCGCCTCGCTGCACGCGTGGGCATCGGTCAATCTGCGATCCGACCAGGTCATCTCCGGTACGGCCATCAACATCCTGGCGCTCGGCATCACGGGCTATCTCATGGAGACGATCTTCGGTCGTCCCGGCACGACCGAGTCCGTCCAGACGATTCCGCCGGTGTTCGACTTCCCCTCAGGCGGTGAGGGCTTCCTCGGCGAGGCCTGGCACTGGATCAACACGGTGGTCTTCAGCTACACCCCGATCGTCTACTTCGGCATGTTCGCCGCTGTGTTCCTCACGTGGGCGCTCTACCGGACACGCTGGGGTCTACGGCTTCGCTCGCTGGGCGAGCACCCGCGTGCCGCCGACACGATGGGTGTGAACGTCTCTGCCGGTCGCTGGTTCGCCATTCTGGTCTCGGGCTTCATGAGCGGCCTGGCCGGAGCCAACCTGACGCTGGAGCAGGTGGGCAGCTTCACCGAGGGAATGACGAACGGTCGCGGCTTCATCGCCCTTGCGGCGATGATCTTCGGTCGATGGGTTCCCGGGGGAGGCTACCTCGCCTCGCTGCTGTTCGGATTCGCCGAGGCGTTGCAGCTCAAGCTGCAGATCTTCGGAGACCTCATCATCGTCCCGCGGCAGTTCTTCCTCGCGCTGCCCTACCTGCTTACGGTCATCGTGCTCGCGGGCGTCGTAGGTCGCGCGACGGCTCCCGCGGCGATCGGAAAGCCTTACAAGAGCAAAGCCTAG